A DNA window from Vespula vulgaris chromosome 18, iyVesVulg1.1, whole genome shotgun sequence contains the following coding sequences:
- the LOC127070333 gene encoding protein capicua homolog isoform X3 has product MLTAHSEMHEKRGPLGGGQYGAGGGGGTSIEEKCIQEQPPPPPAPPQRDPSDPTISAKKLPKKRKFDPSELEEMDKCSNVTSNVNNMINTRAPNVSIACLVQHSSLTNRQSPQQQEADCYQMSTPSVVVLPPQSTAVDYSLREEPMRARPRPATVAIDLSEWRDHRVLALRDSCYYPGVIRNVIHGEILIEFDGERKLVRYGDVLGAGRYDVIGDASPSIGQVTLDAKVCIRCPTANSHIDALTKVFVKGTVCKILTKPNRFVVKIPREDDQSDSYVVKRADLRLVQPPWWDELEEGLEDIDSNRVEAVDHGYRNSVEASTAVSILQLHHTPHHASHISTHNDTTGYYRTTGTSPLMTLGTPAHSASTALSNGSRPYDELESEDDLDRENITFPSDADAKLSGSSKRSSMQSRGSTSSLVEQRSITPRSQAATPRSQAATPHKYKKGDVVSMPNGITKKFNGKQWRRLCGKEGCFKESQRRGFCSRHLSLKGSCLRGPTNAFPGGKIDGEETSRGSDTSPNYGDRRIAGRFDQDETEAANMLVSLGSSRSATPAFSSPTGQSSISPCINQSPVPPLGLNQNNVFMPISSPAHHAAPLISPSAKWKHSPTQSNFLVQYQQQVIKPEPNRMVRPSRPAPTAPVPASIGTSVIRISPVGRGMPGQNLTLSWSEQSPPPRHPSVVTSIAQQQQGIILQHALTSSNNFSNHSEVPEQNTQLLKPSHSPHMSLSAPPPQNLTLLHKPQEQPVDYAQTAQPQNQPIYVMQHQHEKKYLVIKNNIDISTAGHIGIQDDKYRQGLMNHLAQLPASLQNQCQSSQTPAVSVHIDKLSVLQQTNKIGIHTSAHMDVQRNSAPSTNVVMSAATEVTNPSTPTSVFQHVIVQPGHLIQIPKAQPPREENSKNNGVLCFTDGSHDVPSAYQPHPPSLLNNAVRNWKKAFSWQTTVLDQSEVSPPPSALSPPLSAPPIPISINTSGEDGSAPGADQITPAEEEDDDVFEAEPTTPAEIETNANKRRSQSLSALHSKEPQSPLKTKDRIRRPMNAFMIFSKRHRAVVHQRHPNQDNRTVSKILGEWWYALGPEEKQKYHDLASEVKEAHFKAHPDWKWCSKDRRKSSTTSFKGSDSRGKLNSTGEETDMGPPTEDVPLTPRGTDEVSVPVTTVYTETPTIEIINQTHAPHRILDIPLQIDTTEPESKQDEDANGSDDDQMVICEDPQPEIDLKCKDKLTDSDNDAQEEDIDKKSFNQSQFSPVSGQKRDGVNVKQEITCRPKPIKARIPSTSIETTTKYHHTSIDKGGTVSVLSSTYPYHSPINPTGVSGFQPTGGAFITMPVSPKVIKPEPVKTEQQYSTQYSMSSLVANIHTDNGRNVPKFTAAPVLHSQPLQSLATTAHPLTSAVPSQPPFTLTLLDNNLVAISKPQQGPQYLGPTTPHPRMYCGFNIPISDAGSRNISSQNLISGTKVEAQSVIVSKHYPVSTNSTTSPYRGISHSIARLAESDKNDTQIVSNHAQFYGSNIKSEQDRKDGGNVLLTSSNDKLKQPLTPHTPHTPHSSHINSEHSSNKSYSVDEDPNSDVGSNKGPFMLAPTPAQLGRAPLQRRQLMAMPSTTNTGEHGLSVSQQRSDQSRPQGNSSQSSESMQQQNMSESRTSPSPSTKKGSFFKKNVEDGMDRVLEQVNFQEKFSSLPEFKPEDIQSPSAITINTPGSSGHSTVTSGLHSSNLQASMQGYRKKSQGPHRSNLNEDDIDSDASVSATPKSTSSVKLTGTTFFGPDFNIDAYRLNTDIAGEVEDTSPRTPKTPVGGVGNAVGIGRNENERGHRRMLEQRRHLVMQLFREHGYFPSTHATSTFQAKHSDIFPNKTSLQLKIREVRQKLKANSTPMSANSLVSPLPVSESSPNVTGPLTAPPTSMGAPHSLPVSSSGS; this is encoded by the exons ATGCTGACTGCTCATTCTGAGATGCATGAAAAAAGAGGTCCCCTAGGAGGTGGACAATATGGAGCAGGCGGGGGTGGTGGCACTTCgattgaagaaaaatgtattcaaGAACAACCACCCCCGCCTCCTGCTCCTCCACAACGGGATCCATCGGATCCAACAATTAGCGCTAAAAAACTtccaaagaaacgaaaatttgATCCATCGGAACTCGAAGAAATGGATAAATGTAGTAATGTAACAAGCAATgttaataatatgataaatacgCGTGCCCCGAACGTATCTATTGCTTGTTTAGTTCAACATTCAAGTTTGACTAATCGACAGTCTCCGCAACAACAAGAAGCAGACTGTTATCAA atgtCAACACCATCGGTGGTAGTTTTACCTCCTCAGAGTACAGCTGTAGATTATTCTCTGAGAGAAGAACCTATGCGTGCTCGTCCTCGACCTGCTACGGTTGCTATTGATCTCAGTGAGTGGCGTGACCACAGAGTGTTAGCTTTAAGGGATTCATGTTATTATCCAGGTGTTATTCGTAATGTGATTCATGGAGAGATTCTCATAGAATTTGATGGAGAAAGGAAGTTAGTGCGTTATGGTGATGTTCTAGGTGCGGGAAGGTATGATGTGATAGGGGATGCTAGCCCGTCTATAGGGCAAGTGACTTTAGATGCGAAAGTTTGCATTAGATGTCCAACAGCAAATAGTCACATAGACGCATTAACTAAAGTGTTTGTGAAAGGGACAGTGTGCAAGATATTAACAAAGCCTAATCGTTTTGTTGTTAAAATACCAAGAGAAGACGATCAGAGTGATAGTTATGTAGTGAAACGTGCAGATCTGCGTTTGGTGCAACCTCCTTGGTGGGATGAACTAGAAGAGGGACTGGAAGATATCGACTCTAACAGAGTTGAAGCAGTTG ATCATGGATATAGAAATTCTGTGGAAGCTTCAACAGCAGTGTCAATTTTGCAACTCCATCATACTCCTCACCATGCATCTCATATATCTACGCATAATGATACAACTGGTTATTATAGAACAACTGGTACTAGTCCTCTTATGACATTAGGGACTCCTGCACATTCTGCTAGTACAGCATTAAGTAATGGAAGCCGACCGTACGATGAACTTGAGAGTGAAGATGATTTGGATAgggaaaatattacatttcctTCAGATGCAg ATGCAAAATTATCAGGAAGCAGTAAACGAAGCAGTATGCAAAGCAGAGGAAGTACCAGCAGTTTAGTCGAGCAACGCAGTATAACACCGCGTTCTCAGGCAGCCACACCCAG ATCTCAGGCGGCTACGCCACATAAGTATAAAAAGGGTGATGTAGTGTCTATGCCCAACGGAATTACGAAAAAATTCAATGGGAAGCAATGGCGTAGACTTTGTGGTAAAGAAGGATGTTTTAAAGAAAGTCAAAGGAGAGGATTCTGTTCCCGACATCTCAGTTTGAAAGGATCTTGTCTTAGAGGCCCGACAAATGCGTTTCCTGG TGGAAAAATTGACGGAGAAGAAACATCAAGAGGTTCTGATACTTCTCCAAACTATGGAGATAGAAGAATCGCAGGGCGCTTTGATCAGGATGAGACTGAAGCTGCTAACATGCTTG tGTCTTTAGGAAGCTCTAGATCAGCCACACCAGCCTTTTCATCGCCAACGGGTCAATCTTCCATATCACCGTGTATAAATCAGTCTCCAGTACCACCGTTAGGCCTTAACcaaaataatgtatttatgcCTATTTCGAGTCCTGCACATCACGCAGCTCCCTTAATCTCGCCTAGCGCAAAATGGAAACATTCTCCTACGCAATCGAATTTTTTGGTTCAATATCAGCAGCAAGTAATTAAACCTGAACCAAATCGAATGGTTAGACCAAGTCGACCAGCTCCTACTGCTCCTGTCCCTGCAAGTATAGGGACGAGTGTAATAAGAATCTCTCCAGTGGGTCGCGGAATGCCCGGGCAAAATTTAACTTTGTCGTGGTCAGAACAAAGCCCACCACCAAGACATCCATCAGTCGTAACGTCTATAGCTCAACAACAACAAGGAATTATATTGCAGCATGCATTGACATCGAGcaacaatttttctaatcattctGAAGTTCCTGAACAGAATACACAACTTCTGAAACCATCGCACTCACCTCATATGTCTTTATCTGCTCCGCCACCGCAAAATTTGACTCTTCTACATAAGCCACAAGAACAACCAGTTGATTATGCACAGACAGCACAGCCACAAAATCAGCCAATTTATGTGATGCAACATCAGCATGAAAAGAAGTAccttgttataaaaaataatatagatatctcTACGGCAGGACATATAGGTATTCAAGATGATAAATATAGACAAGGTTTAATGAATCATTTGGCACAGCTTCCAGCATCGTTACAAAATCAATGTCAATCATCGCAGACTCCTGCTGTGTCCGTCCATATCGATAAACTCTCTGTTTTACAACAA ACTAATAAGATTGGGATACATACATCCGCGCATATGGATGTACAAAGGAATTCAGCACCATCCACGAACGTTGTAATGTCAGCCGCAACAGAAGTTACTAATCCATCAACTCCTACCAGTGTCTTCCAGCATGTAATCGTTCAGCCTGGACATCTAATACAGATCCCGAAAGCTCAACCTCCtagagaagaaaattcaaaaaataatggaGTCCTAT GTTTCACAGATGGCAGCCATGATGTTCCTTCCGCATACCAGCCCCATCCCCCATCATTACTGAATAATGCAGTGCGCAACTGGAAAAAAG CTTTCTCCTGGCAAACAACAGTTTTGGATCAATCAGAGGTGAGTCCTCCACCATCTGCTCTCAGTCCACCCTTGAGTGCACCACCGATTCCAATAAGTATCAATACATCCGGCGAGGATGGCTCAGCACCAGGTGCAGATCAAATTACTCCtgccgaagaagaagatgatgatgttTTTGAAGCAGAACCGACAACACCTGCAGAGATTGAAACTAATGCCAATAAAAGACGTAGTCAATCCCTTAGTGCTTTGCATTCCAAGGAGCCACAGAGTCCACTAAAA ACAAAGGATAGAATACGTCGACCGATGAACGcatttatgatattttcgaAACGACATCGCGCAGTTGTGCACCAAAGACATCCGAATCAAGATAATCGCACTGTTTCTAAGATTTTGGGGGAATGGTGGTATGCTCTGGGTCCTGAAGAGAAACAGAAGTATCATGATCTTGCGTCTGAAGTTAAGGAGGCACATTTCAAGGCACATCCAGATTGGAAATGGTGTAGCaaggatagaagaaaatcGTCCACAACGAGCTTTAAGGGTAGCGATTCTAGAGGAAAATTAAATAGTACTGGAGAAGAAACGGATATGGGGCCACCGACGGAAGATGTACCTTTAACGCCAAGAGGAACAGACGAGGTGTCTGTTCCGGTTACAACAGTATACACAGAGACTCCTACTATTGAG ATTATTAATCAGACACATGCACCACATCGTATTTTGGACATACCTTTACAAATTGACACTACCGAACCTGAATCGAAACAAGACGAAGATGCTAATGGATCGGATGATGACCAAATGGTTATTTGCGAAGATCCTCAACCAGAGATAGATTTGAAATGTAAAGATAAATTGACCGATAGTGACAATGATGCACAAGAGGAAGATATAGACAAGAAATCTTTTAATCAATCGCAATTTTCACCTGTTAGTGGGCAAAAAAGAGATGGAGTGAATGTCAAACAGGAGATAACTTGTAGACCTAAACCTATAAAAG CACGAATACCGTCAACAAGTATAGAAACCACAACCAAGTATCACCATACTTCCATTGATAAAGGTGGCACAGTTTCAGTTTTATCGAGCACTTATCCTTACCATAGTCCGATAAATCCAACAGGAGTATCAGGATTTCAACCTACGGGTGGTGCGTTTATAACCATGCCAGTGTCACCGAAAGTTATAAAACCGGAACCAGTGAAAACTGAACAACAATATAGCACTCAATATAGCATGAGTAGTCTTGTGGCGAACATTCATACTGACAATGGAAGAAACGTACCTAAATTTACAGCTGCTCCTGTGCTACATTCG CAGCCGTTGCAGTCTTTAGCCACTACCGCTCATCCCCTTACTTCTGCTGTCCCTTCTCAACCACCGTTCACTCTTACATTGCTTGATAACAATTTGGTGGCTATTTCCAAACCACAGCAGGGACCGCAGTACCTTGGCCCTACGACACCGCATCCCCGGATGTATTGCGGCTTCAATATACCTATTTCTG aTGCTGGAAGCCGCAATATATCTTCGCAGAATTTGATCTCCGGTACCAAGGTTGAAGCACAAAGTGTTATCGTGAGCAAGCATTATCCAGTTTCTACAAATTCTACAACATCGCCTTATAGAGGAATCAGTCATTCTATCGCACGTTTAGCAGAATCTGACAAAAATGATACCCAAATAGTATCGAATCATGCTCAATTTTATG GGAGCAATATAAAAAGTGAGCAAGATAGGAAAGATGGAGGCAACGTTCTTTTAACATCTTCAAACGATAAACTCAAACAACCACTTACGCCGCATACACCGCATACGCCTCATAGCAGTCACATTAATAGTGAACATTCatcaaataaatcatattctGTAGATGAAGATCCAAATAGCGATGTAGGATCAAATAAAGGTCCTTTTATGCTAGCACCGACACCAGCTCAACTTGGAAGAGCACCATTGCAAAGAAGACAATTAATgg CAATGCCCTCCACAACAAACACAGGAGAACATGGGCTTTCGGTGTCTCAACAACGTTCTGACCAAAGTCGACCACAGGGAAACAGTTCTCAATCTTCCGAATCTATGCAACAACAAAATATGTCGGAGTCTCGTACATCTCCATCCCCTTCAACTAAAAAAGGCTCcttctttaaaaagaatgtCGAAGATGGTATGGATAG GGTTCTTGAACAAGTAAATTTTCAAGAGAAATTTTCGTCGTTACCAGAATTTAAGCCGGAAGATATACAGAGCCCAAGTGCAATCACTATAAATACTCCAGGTTCTTCTGGTCATAGCACTGTTACTTCTGGATTACACTCATCAAACTTACAAGCTTCGATGCAAGGTTATCGGAAGAAATCTCAAGGACCTCATAGAAGTAATT taAATGAAGATGATATTGATTCTGACGCGTCAGTGTCCGCTACGCCAAAATCAACTTCGAGTGTCAAATTGACGGGAACTACGTTCTTTGGTCCagattttaatatcgatgCATATAGACTTAATACAGATATAGCAGGGGAAGTAGAAGATACTTCTCCGCGGACTCCAAAAACGCCTGTAGGAGGTGTAGGAAATGCAGTAGGGATTggtagaaatgaaaatgaacgtGGTCATAGGAGAATGTTGGAACAACGGAGACATCTCGTGATGCAATTATTTCGGGAACATGGATATTTCCCTTCAACACATGCTACCTCTACGTTTCAAGCAAAACATTCTGATATATTTCCTAACAAAACGAGTTTACAATTGAAAATTAGAGAGGTcagacaaaaattaaaagctaaTTCAACTCCGATGAGCGCTAACAGTTTAGTTAGCCCGCTGCCTGTTTCTGAATCCTCGCCTAATGTGACTG gACCATTGACTGCTCCTCCTACGTCGATGGGAGCTCCACATTCACTGCCTGTAAGCAGTAGTGGTAGCTAG